One window from the genome of Nicotiana sylvestris chromosome 9, ASM39365v2, whole genome shotgun sequence encodes:
- the LOC138877323 gene encoding uncharacterized protein, whose translation MYFPDEEVSFVGEGIAEAYDSWRMFFDGVANFKGVGIGAFLVSKTGQHYLVSAKLRFPFTTNMAKYEACILGLNMAFDMNILELLEIGDSDLLVHQHPDKNFIKPIPVRIHSQPVYYAHVEEEIDRKPWFHDIKEYLAKGEYLEHTNHTQKRTFRTLSNGFFHSGGNLYRRTPDLGLLRCVDAKEASKLLE comes from the exons atgtattttcctgatgaagaagtatcattcgtaggagagggcATTGCTGAGGCTTACgacagttggagaatgttctttgacggagttgcaaacttcaaaggagtgggcattggagcctTTTTGGTATCAAAAACTGGCcaacattatctggtatctgctaaactcagatttcccttcACCACCAACATGGcaaagtatgaagcctgcatactagggctcaatatGGCATTCGACATGAATATTCTAGAGTTGCTGgaaatcggtgattcagatttgcttgtgcaccag CATCCCGACAAGAACTTCATCAAACCCATACCAGTAAGGATCCATAGCCAGCCAGTGTAttatgcccatgttgaagaagaaatagacaggaagccttggtttcacgatatcaaagaatatttggcaaaaggagaatatctgGAGCATACTAATCATACTCAGAAGCGTACATTTCGGACGTTGTCCAACGGTttcttccacagtggaggaaacttatatagaagaactcctgatttgggattgctaaggtgtgtcgacgcaaaagaagcttctaagctacttgagtag